A region from the Vicia villosa cultivar HV-30 ecotype Madison, WI linkage group LG3, Vvil1.0, whole genome shotgun sequence genome encodes:
- the LOC131659000 gene encoding uncharacterized protein LOC131659000 has product MNEDIIMEREDLMLSPAGDSEPTLRTAHFLKPIANSMNVPVFQFTSSSPSSIFEPKELPLKIHFSGWRYSTHKWVCWVNQLTQKYESVWKKAGIFEAIMSSKSCCILKNQDLLYGVVEKWCCETNTFVFPFGEATITLEDIMVLGGYPILGDPVFTSLGDQKMKDIEKKLNIARKELYKSKTGKPRAPLWMDIFIDKDSEIEHEAFLATWLSVFVFPHNSMLVKSSMFPLAIHLARGNLVALAPAVLASLYKDLSLFKKTVVDLKKYHPDGGGDILPLKITLESPFYLVQIWVWERFKNLQPQPMLINHGDPLLLRWHKVQAMKVDNVRLALDSAIDDFRWRPYVRYADKCGMFYPNGEFWVPFKKDLDKEMLSFVTCMRDSELVGFDSVEQYLPHRVSMQFGMDQDVPGYVPRFNETKEIAWKNYCRPISDSNLYFPSRFFEADVTMGYAKWWRQSALDREDFVKNIVKRKRSATSRKHRPHAGTFSKSGVHLGFPSVSVEECEPVSKEYNCGGIIYEHKHFEKDLKDENGIKEAKVSGDIIVLSDSEDKSKSYAIRNKVSLYGDIIPSNIGGELSEWGVEDEIKSPFSEINVNEINKESVRSFTLDNEFDLENRIQKLERVISKLKEARFGHKVEIV; this is encoded by the coding sequence ATGAATGAAGATATTATCATGGAGAGGGAAGATTTAATGCTTTCACCTGCTGGTGACAGTGAACCAACTCTCAGAACTGCACATTTTCTCAAACCAATTGCAAACTCCATGAATGTACCAGTTTTTCAGTttacatcatcatcaccatcttctATTTTTGAACCAAAGGAGCTTCCTTTGAAAATCCATTTCAGTGGGTGGCGCTACTCAACACACAAATGGGTTTGTTGGGTTAATCAGCTTACACAAAAGTATGAATCAGTATGGAAGAAAGCTGGAATCTTTGAAGCTATAATGAGCTCTAAGTCGTGCTGCATACTTAAAAATCAGGACTTGCTATATGGGGTTGTGGAGAAATGGTGTTGTGAGACAAACACCTTTGTGTTTCCCTTTGGTGAAGCAACTATTACTTTAGAGGATATCATGGTCTTAGGGGGTTACCCTATTCTTGGCGATCCTGTTTTTACTTCACTTGGAGATCAAAAAATGAAAGACATTGAAAAGAAGCTCAACATTGCAAGAAAGGAACTTTATAAGAGTAAAACAGGTAAGCCTAGAGCACCATTATGGATGGATATTTTCATTGATAAAGATAGTGAAATTGAACATGAAGCATTCCTTGCTACTTGGTTGTCTGTTTTTGTTTTTCCTCATAATAGTATGTTGGTGAAAAGTTCTATGTTTCCTCTTGCTATTCATCTTGCTAGAGGGAATCTTGTTGCTTTGGCACCGGCTGTTTTGGCTAGCTTATATAAAGATTTAAGTTTGTTTAAGAAAACAGTAGTTGATTTGAAAAAATATCATCCTGATGGTGGTGGTGATATACTTCCTTTAAAAATTACTCTTGAATCACCCTTTTATTTGGTTCAAATTTGGGTGTGGGAGAGGTTCAAAAATTTACAACCACAACCCATGTTGATCAACCATGGAGATCCTTTATTGCTTAGGTGGCATAAGGTCCAGGCCATGAAAGTTGACAATGTGAGGTTGGCATTAGACTCGGCTATAGATGATTTTCGTTGGCGTCCGTATGTTAGATATGCTGATAAGTGTGGAATGTTTTATCCAAATGGTGAATTTTGGGTACCATTTAAGAAAGATTTAGATAAAGAAATGCTCTCATTTGTTACATGTATGAGAGATTCTGAGTTAGTTGGATTTGACTCTGTAGAGCAATATCTCCCTCATAGAGTTTCTATGCAATTTGGAATGGATCAAGATGTTCCTGGTTATGTGCCTAGATTCAATGAGACTAAAGAGATTGCTTGGAAAAACTACTGCAGGCCCATATCTGATAGCAATTTGTATTTTCCATCAAGATTTTTTGAGGCAGATGTTACTATGGGTTACGCAAAGTGGTGGAGGCAATCGGCATTGGACCGTGAGGACTTTGTTAAGAACATTGTGAAGCGGAAGAGAAGTGCTACTTCAAGGAAACATAGACCTCATGCAGGAACATTTAGCAAAAGTGGTGTTCATCTTGGATTTCCTTCCGTATCTGTGGAGGAATGTGAGCCTGTCTCGAAAGAGTACAACTGTGGTGGCATAATCTATGAACATAAACATTTCGAGAAAGATTTGAAAGATGAAAATGGGATCAAAGAAGCAAAGGTGTCTGGTGACATAATCGTTTTATCTGATAGTGAAGATAAAAGCAAAAGCTATGCTATCAGAAACAAAGTCTCTTTGTATGGTGACATAATaccatcaaatattggtggtGAATTATCTGAATGGGGGGTTGAAGATGAAATCAAGAGTCCATTTAGTGAAATAAATGTAAATGAAATCAACAAGGAAAGTGTTAGGTCCTTTACATTAGACaatgaatttgatcttgaaaataGGATTCAGAAGCTTGAAAGAGTGATTTCTAAGCTTAAAGAAGCAAGATTTGGCCACAAGGTAGAAATTGTTTAA